Proteins from a single region of Dysosmobacter acutus:
- a CDS encoding TRAP transporter permease, translated as MSEKIDNIVKKIIALIGIIFGVYHIVVLNFIPRPAMAFRSFHLLLVLLLTFLIYPTFKPKEGEKKDLGIINLIFIALSIASVGYAYFNIENILLRGGIFTTQLDVIMGLITLLCVLEATRRTNGMALPIIGGVFILYAFLGQYLPGMLGHSGYSVKRIITTLYTYDGVFGTALDTAATFVVMFVIFAAFLEKTGAGAAFFDLASSVAGAARGGPAKVAVIACALFGTISGSAVACVAACGSIIIPLMIKMNYDRTLSAASVSAASIGGQIMPPVMAAGAFLMAEYLGMKYLDIVVAAIIPAVMYFFTIWISIDAIAAKNGLNGLNKDELPKLKAVLKKDWPLFLPLVLLIVLLTVVGYSAIKSAFFAMVACIVVCMFKKETRMSFKSIVETLIVSAKGSASTACACACAGIVIGCISLTGLGLKISSLIIGLSGGNVLPALILSMCTAILFGMGLPTTVSYILCANVLAPVLTSMGIVPLAAHMFIFYFACLSGITPPVALAAYTGAGIAGSKAIQTASEGCKLAIVAFFVPYMFVYNTAFLMNGGILDILWAVLCGIVMCYALTAAIQGYMVKRLGVLLRLAFFVCAVFMFLQFKICDVIGLAIFAVLMALLLLQKKKGNTVSEPAV; from the coding sequence ATGAGTGAAAAAATAGACAACATTGTGAAAAAGATTATCGCATTGATCGGCATCATCTTCGGCGTCTATCACATTGTGGTACTGAATTTTATCCCCCGGCCCGCCATGGCATTTCGCAGCTTCCACCTGCTGCTGGTGCTGCTTTTGACATTCCTGATCTATCCCACCTTCAAGCCGAAGGAGGGGGAGAAAAAGGACCTTGGCATCATAAACCTGATCTTCATCGCATTGTCCATCGCCAGCGTCGGCTACGCCTATTTCAACATTGAGAACATCCTGCTGCGCGGCGGCATCTTTACCACGCAGCTGGATGTGATTATGGGCCTCATCACGCTGCTGTGCGTCTTGGAAGCCACCCGCCGGACGAACGGGATGGCCCTGCCCATCATCGGCGGCGTATTCATCCTCTATGCCTTTTTGGGCCAATACCTGCCCGGCATGCTGGGACATTCCGGATACAGTGTCAAGCGCATCATTACCACCCTCTATACCTATGACGGCGTATTTGGTACGGCGCTGGATACGGCGGCCACCTTTGTGGTGATGTTCGTGATCTTCGCGGCGTTCCTGGAAAAGACCGGCGCCGGCGCCGCGTTCTTTGATCTGGCCTCCTCCGTTGCCGGAGCGGCCCGGGGCGGACCCGCCAAGGTGGCGGTAATCGCCTGCGCCCTGTTCGGCACCATTTCCGGCAGCGCCGTCGCCTGTGTGGCGGCCTGCGGATCGATCATCATCCCTTTGATGATCAAGATGAATTACGACAGGACTCTCTCCGCAGCTTCCGTTTCGGCGGCATCCATCGGCGGACAGATTATGCCTCCGGTCATGGCGGCCGGCGCCTTCCTGATGGCGGAATATCTGGGCATGAAGTACCTGGATATTGTGGTTGCGGCCATCATTCCCGCAGTGATGTACTTCTTCACCATCTGGATTTCGATTGACGCCATTGCCGCCAAAAACGGTTTGAACGGCCTGAATAAAGATGAGCTCCCCAAGCTGAAGGCGGTGCTGAAAAAAGACTGGCCCCTGTTCCTTCCCCTGGTGCTACTGATCGTTCTTTTGACAGTGGTGGGCTACTCCGCTATCAAGTCCGCCTTCTTTGCCATGGTGGCCTGCATTGTGGTGTGCATGTTCAAGAAGGAAACAAGGATGAGCTTCAAGTCCATTGTTGAGACGCTGATTGTATCGGCCAAGGGCTCGGCCTCCACCGCCTGCGCCTGTGCCTGCGCCGGCATCGTCATCGGCTGCATCAGCCTCACCGGCCTGGGCCTGAAGATTTCCAGCCTGATCATCGGCCTCTCCGGCGGCAACGTGCTGCCGGCCCTGATCCTCAGCATGTGCACGGCGATCCTCTTCGGCATGGGCCTGCCCACCACGGTTTCCTACATACTCTGCGCCAACGTGCTGGCCCCTGTGCTCACCAGTATGGGCATCGTGCCTCTGGCGGCGCACATGTTCATCTTCTACTTTGCCTGCCTCTCCGGCATTACGCCTCCCGTGGCCCTGGCCGCCTATACAGGCGCCGGCATCGCCGGCTCCAAGGCCATCCAGACGGCCAGCGAGGGCTGCAAGCTGGCGATTGTGGCATTCTTCGTCCCCTATATGTTCGTCTACAATACCGCTTTTTTGATGAACGGCGGCATTTTGGATATCCTGTGGGCCGTGCTGTGCGGCATTGTGATGTGCTATGCTCTGACCGCGGCCATCCAGGGCTATATGGTCAAGCGCCTGGGCGTTTTGCTCCGGCTGGCGTTCTTTGTGTGTGCGGTGTTTATGTTCCTCCAGTTCAAGATCTGCGACGTGATCGGCCTGGCAAT
- a CDS encoding TAXI family TRAP transporter solute-binding subunit: MVLSLLAGCGSTGGSGSGSASGSGGGGGQTGGTVKFSIGASSVGGGFYNGASSISTVVNSKLDGYEATVEVTGASANNALLTQAGEIEMGMCATEVMYEAYNGIYDFEGQQACPDIRAVMPGWGGIYMFITLANSGFESLYDIEGVSWSGGPVGSSNQILMNRVLDVCGISVDMSNLPNSDASRALGDGTIKGFTLAHPASAVSELEATNEVKILTIPDDKVDAFKEKYPQYVWLDIPGGYYKALPEDTNNVGLYNMVISNQNVDEELVYQVVKACYENQDLIKSIFAQFGDEMSLENIGYSTIPYHAGAIRYFEEAGIKVPDNLIPPECK; this comes from the coding sequence ATGGTATTGAGCCTGCTTGCCGGCTGCGGCTCCACCGGCGGAAGCGGTTCTGGATCTGCTTCCGGTTCCGGCGGAGGCGGCGGACAGACGGGGGGGACCGTCAAATTCTCCATCGGAGCATCTTCGGTGGGCGGCGGTTTCTACAACGGCGCTTCTTCGATCTCCACTGTTGTCAACTCCAAGTTAGACGGCTATGAGGCCACCGTCGAGGTGACGGGCGCTTCGGCCAACAACGCGCTTCTGACCCAGGCCGGTGAAATCGAGATGGGCATGTGTGCCACCGAGGTCATGTACGAGGCATACAACGGCATCTACGATTTTGAAGGCCAGCAGGCCTGCCCCGACATCCGCGCGGTTATGCCTGGCTGGGGCGGCATCTACATGTTTATCACTTTGGCAAATTCCGGCTTTGAGAGCCTCTATGACATTGAAGGCGTGTCTTGGTCCGGCGGCCCTGTGGGCAGCTCCAACCAGATTTTGATGAACCGTGTGCTGGATGTCTGCGGCATCAGCGTCGACATGTCCAACCTGCCCAACTCCGACGCCTCCCGTGCCCTGGGCGACGGCACCATCAAGGGCTTTACCCTGGCCCATCCCGCCTCCGCGGTCAGTGAGCTGGAGGCCACCAACGAGGTAAAGATCCTTACCATCCCTGACGACAAGGTGGATGCGTTCAAGGAGAAGTATCCCCAGTACGTGTGGCTGGATATCCCCGGCGGATATTATAAGGCTCTGCCCGAGGACACCAACAACGTGGGCCTTTACAACATGGTGATCTCCAACCAGAACGTGGATGAGGAGCTGGTGTATCAGGTGGTCAAGGCCTGCTACGAGAACCAGGATCTCATCAAGAGCATCTTTGCCCAGTTCGGCGACGAGATGTCCCTGGAGAACATCGGCTATTCCACGATTCCCTACCATGCCGGCGCGATCCGTTATTTTGAGGAAGCCGGCATCAAGGTCCCCGACAACCTGATCCCGCCCGAGTGCAAGTAA
- a CDS encoding LysR family transcriptional regulator, translating into MFSEKYAFFLEIAECGSVTKAADRLLISQSALSKYLRRLEESLNTQLFDRKSLPLKLTRSGEVFYRYVTQCMDLEKQCMTQIENLKENVVETLRIGVGPWRASCFLPKVLPLFQEKYPFVKLEILEGVSDFLADSIAKNKIDICLMGASSRYPFLEHIPLGNERILLVGSNFHPIVKQLRLSHSDYNDFINVDIRLFRQERLIMTTTRQGFAQSIENYFAKVDFAPTDVIRIENLQTGIYLTAQGNYFSFVPEIATQSLALPENISFFTIGQPELIYPISLTYNKNTQLSNAAKLFVDTTLAYYNKL; encoded by the coding sequence ATGTTTTCTGAAAAATACGCGTTCTTTTTGGAGATTGCCGAGTGCGGCAGCGTCACAAAAGCCGCCGACCGCCTGCTGATTTCCCAATCAGCCCTGAGCAAATACCTGCGGCGTCTGGAGGAGTCCTTGAACACACAGCTATTTGACCGCAAGTCCCTTCCCCTGAAGCTGACCAGGTCCGGGGAGGTTTTCTACCGCTATGTCACCCAGTGCATGGATCTGGAAAAGCAGTGCATGACACAAATCGAAAATCTGAAGGAAAATGTGGTGGAGACGCTGCGCATCGGCGTGGGGCCGTGGCGTGCAAGCTGCTTTCTTCCAAAGGTGCTCCCCCTGTTTCAGGAGAAATATCCCTTTGTGAAACTGGAGATTTTAGAGGGGGTTTCCGATTTTCTGGCGGACAGCATCGCAAAGAATAAGATTGACATCTGCCTGATGGGCGCTTCCAGCCGCTATCCCTTCCTGGAGCATATTCCGCTGGGAAATGAGCGTATCCTGCTGGTAGGCAGCAACTTTCATCCCATTGTGAAGCAGCTTCGGCTGAGCCATTCGGATTATAACGACTTCATTAATGTGGATATCCGCCTCTTTCGTCAGGAACGCCTGATTATGACCACCACCCGGCAGGGATTTGCTCAGTCCATTGAAAATTACTTTGCCAAGGTGGACTTTGCACCCACAGATGTGATCCGCATTGAAAACCTGCAAACCGGAATCTACCTGACCGCACAGGGCAACTATTTTTCCTTTGTTCCGGAAATCGCAACCCAGTCCCTGGCGCTTCCGGAAAATATCTCCTTTTTTACCATTGGTCAGCCGGAGCTGATCTATCCCATCTCCCTTACTTATAATAAAAATACACAGCTCTCCAATGCCGCAAAACTCTTCGTGGACACCACCCTTGCCTACTATAATAAACTGTAG